The following coding sequences lie in one Sinorhizobium fredii USDA 257 genomic window:
- the bmt gene encoding betaine--homocysteine S-methyltransferase, with protein sequence MSIAANALSDLLAQKGVLLADGATGTSLFAMGLEAGEAPELWNETKPENITKLHQDFVDAGADIILTNSFGGTRHRLKLHQAEDRVHALNKRAAEIARAVADKASRKVITAGSVGPTGELLIPLGALSYEDAVSAFVEQIEGLKAGGAEVAWIETMSSPDEIRAAAEAATKVGLPYVYTGSFDTAGKTMMGLHPKDLHTVAADIGEGPVAVGANCGVGASDILSSLLDMTAANPEGIVVVKGNCGIPEFRGSEIHYSGTPPLMAEYARLAMDAGAKIIGGCCGTSCNHLAAMRLALDNHAKGQRPSLEVIVEKIGPLRNKTANEAAAAPARERRSRRA encoded by the coding sequence ATGTCCATTGCAGCCAACGCTCTCTCCGATCTCCTCGCCCAGAAGGGCGTTTTGCTTGCCGACGGTGCGACCGGGACGTCGCTCTTCGCCATGGGTCTTGAGGCTGGCGAGGCGCCGGAACTCTGGAACGAGACGAAGCCGGAAAACATCACCAAACTGCATCAGGATTTCGTCGACGCCGGCGCCGACATCATCCTGACCAATTCCTTCGGCGGCACGCGCCACCGGCTGAAGCTTCACCAGGCGGAAGATCGTGTGCATGCGCTCAACAAGCGCGCCGCCGAGATCGCCCGTGCCGTCGCCGACAAGGCGTCGCGCAAGGTCATCACCGCCGGCTCCGTCGGTCCGACCGGCGAACTGCTGATCCCGCTCGGTGCGCTCTCCTATGAGGATGCCGTTTCAGCCTTCGTCGAGCAGATCGAAGGTCTCAAGGCCGGTGGCGCGGAAGTCGCCTGGATCGAGACGATGTCTTCGCCCGACGAGATCCGCGCGGCAGCCGAGGCCGCAACAAAGGTCGGTCTCCCCTACGTCTACACGGGCTCCTTCGACACCGCCGGCAAGACGATGATGGGGCTGCATCCCAAGGACCTCCACACGGTTGCCGCGGATATCGGCGAGGGCCCGGTCGCGGTCGGCGCCAATTGCGGCGTCGGCGCATCCGATATCCTGTCGTCGCTCCTCGACATGACCGCCGCCAATCCGGAGGGCATCGTCGTCGTCAAGGGCAATTGCGGCATTCCGGAGTTCCGCGGATCGGAGATCCACTATTCCGGCACGCCGCCGCTGATGGCCGAATATGCGCGGCTTGCCATGGACGCCGGCGCCAAGATCATCGGCGGCTGCTGCGGCACCTCATGCAATCACCTGGCGGCGATGCGGCTTGCCCTCGACAATCACGCGAAGGGCCAGCGTCCGTCTCTCGAGGTGATCGTCGAAAAGATCGGCCCCTTGCGCAACAAGACGGCCAATGAAGCTGCCGCCGCTCCGGCACGCGAAAGACGCAGCCGCCGCGCTTAA
- a CDS encoding quaternary amine ABC transporter ATP-binding protein, translating into MASRAIEVKNLYKIFGPRGHEYIIPVKNGMGKAELNEKHGHVLGLQDINISMPGGCITVVMGLSGSGKSTLIRHINRLIDPTAGEVLYDGVDVCKMNQNDLRQFRRNKTAMVFQKFALLPHRTVLENTVYGLEIQGVDQRESEKRALGWIDRVGLKGFEKHYPNQLSGGMQQRVGLARALTNDADILLMDEAYSALDPLIRMDMQTVLLDLQKELKKTVVFITHDLDEALRLGDKIAILRDGRVVQQGSGQEIVLSPADDYITAFVKEVNRGRVVHVETIMRPLSGNPEGLAIAAGTVLEAAARTMTGAHINTAHVIDANGRPIGAVDLQLIIGAMVTPTSHSDRKAA; encoded by the coding sequence ATGGCTAGTCGCGCAATCGAGGTGAAGAACCTCTACAAGATCTTCGGCCCGCGCGGGCACGAGTATATAATTCCCGTCAAGAACGGCATGGGCAAGGCCGAGCTAAACGAAAAACACGGCCATGTCCTCGGCCTGCAGGACATTAACATCTCGATGCCCGGTGGCTGCATAACAGTGGTCATGGGGCTTTCCGGCTCCGGCAAGTCGACGCTCATCCGTCACATCAACCGGCTGATCGACCCGACCGCCGGCGAAGTGCTCTATGACGGCGTCGACGTCTGCAAGATGAATCAGAACGACCTTCGCCAGTTCCGCCGCAACAAGACGGCGATGGTGTTCCAGAAGTTCGCGCTTCTTCCGCATCGCACCGTGCTTGAAAACACCGTTTACGGCCTGGAGATCCAGGGGGTCGACCAGCGGGAGAGCGAAAAGCGGGCGCTCGGCTGGATCGACCGTGTCGGCCTCAAGGGTTTCGAGAAGCACTATCCAAACCAGCTTTCCGGCGGCATGCAGCAACGCGTCGGTCTCGCCCGGGCGCTGACCAATGACGCCGATATCCTGCTGATGGACGAGGCTTATTCGGCGCTCGATCCGCTGATCCGGATGGACATGCAGACGGTGCTGCTCGACCTGCAGAAGGAGCTGAAGAAGACCGTGGTTTTCATCACCCATGACCTCGACGAGGCGTTGCGGCTCGGCGACAAGATCGCGATCCTGCGCGACGGCCGCGTTGTGCAGCAGGGGTCCGGTCAGGAAATCGTGCTCTCGCCGGCGGACGACTACATCACCGCCTTCGTCAAGGAGGTGAACCGCGGCCGGGTGGTGCATGTCGAGACGATCATGCGGCCGCTGTCCGGAAATCCGGAGGGGCTCGCGATCGCCGCGGGTACGGTCCTCGAGGCGGCCGCCCGGACGATGACGGGTGCGCATATCAACACGGCCCACGTCATCGACGCCAACGGCCGCCCGATCGGCGCCGTCGACCTGCAGTTGATCATTGGCGCAATGGTGACGCCGACCAGCCACAGCGACCGCAAGGCGGCGTAA
- a CDS encoding LysR substrate-binding domain-containing protein produces MRMIDPELLRTFLAFAEGGSLARAAEAVNRSPSAVTAQMQRLEAQVGEPLLAPAGRGRSLTPTGEEFVAHARRILDAHRDAWLSLKGARADGRVVLGSTQDFADTTLPALLRRFARSHPRVRLDLRIGRTKELTAAYEQGQIDILLAMRQTSSADELLILREAMIWLSSEHRMTSANTDLALAVLDPPCGFRTAAISTLEAINRPFRIAATSPSLSGLRAAVLSGIAITVRTDRFLGTGIVPAPRQLDLPALPIAEFSLRLRLNAEQVSVDLAALLADELPRLPTGA; encoded by the coding sequence ATGAGAATGATCGACCCTGAGCTCCTGCGCACTTTCCTCGCCTTTGCAGAGGGCGGATCGCTCGCCCGTGCGGCGGAAGCGGTCAATCGCTCGCCGTCTGCCGTGACGGCGCAGATGCAGCGGCTGGAAGCGCAGGTCGGCGAGCCTCTTCTCGCACCAGCGGGGCGCGGGCGATCCTTGACGCCTACGGGCGAGGAGTTCGTCGCTCATGCCCGCCGTATCCTCGATGCGCATCGCGACGCGTGGCTCAGCCTCAAGGGCGCCCGGGCGGACGGCCGGGTGGTGCTCGGCAGTACCCAGGACTTCGCTGACACAACGCTTCCAGCCTTGCTTCGCCGCTTCGCCCGGTCGCATCCGCGCGTTCGCCTCGATCTGCGGATCGGCCGCACGAAAGAACTGACGGCGGCTTACGAGCAGGGCCAGATCGACATACTCCTGGCGATGCGGCAGACATCGTCAGCAGACGAATTGCTTATCCTGCGCGAAGCGATGATCTGGTTGAGCTCGGAGCATCGCATGACCTCCGCCAACACCGATCTCGCATTGGCAGTGCTCGACCCGCCCTGCGGCTTTCGCACCGCCGCCATTTCCACGCTCGAGGCAATCAACCGCCCCTTCCGGATCGCCGCGACCAGCCCGAGCCTGTCAGGCCTGCGTGCCGCGGTCCTGAGCGGCATTGCGATCACGGTGCGCACGGATCGGTTTCTTGGTACCGGCATTGTCCCCGCGCCGCGACAGCTCGATCTGCCGGCGCTGCCAATTGCGGAATTCAGCCTGCGCCTGCGCCTGAACGCAGAGCAGGTCTCGGTCGATCTCGCTGCCCTGCTGGCGGATGAATTGCCGCGGCTGCCAACGGGCGCTTGA